In a single window of the Halalkalicoccus subterraneus genome:
- a CDS encoding twin-arginine translocation signal domain-containing protein, whose protein sequence is MVNEASPSLDRRQFLKRTAATAAGGTLASTAGCLQLLGLSGSTTGLSGGPTFQDIHREDADIVVESAAALEAEVTRGGGRIVWIPPDTAIDLSGRNLTLRHVTIASGRSKNGSGALIVTSDRGRGSPTMGNALFTLEEGGRLTGVTIRGPHWNYTASPVIPGYIPLAPGETYADREQWRSNWYARGISMQADSSQLDNCELWGFSTGIMVGSRESPASPSILHSALHNCMMTSAGYPIDVNRGTPTIYRCAFDAYRHAICGYGTADAGYLAIECDFGPHVTSHPIDMHRVGENESGGKSRSDLRWQWRAGGTMLVRNSIIRPTRVVDQRHHNGTNTGSYEPDPYINHNRGGFTPHVLIRGVPADGIYIEGNQCAHPDPETGIDQSSFPGRQQMNEFGWHNIFTKQNEWDVPFSQ, encoded by the coding sequence ATGGTCAACGAGGCGTCTCCCTCACTGGACCGACGCCAGTTTCTCAAGCGGACCGCAGCAACAGCGGCCGGCGGGACACTCGCCAGCACTGCCGGCTGTCTCCAATTACTCGGACTGAGCGGGTCGACAACCGGCCTCAGTGGCGGCCCCACGTTTCAAGACATTCATCGGGAAGACGCCGATATCGTCGTCGAATCAGCCGCCGCTCTCGAAGCCGAAGTTACCCGCGGGGGCGGACGTATCGTCTGGATTCCACCTGATACAGCGATCGATCTGAGCGGCCGGAATCTCACACTCCGTCATGTGACGATCGCGTCGGGCCGCTCGAAGAATGGCTCAGGTGCACTGATCGTCACGTCGGATCGCGGCCGTGGCTCACCGACGATGGGCAACGCTCTCTTCACACTCGAGGAAGGCGGTCGTCTCACCGGCGTGACGATCCGCGGTCCGCACTGGAATTACACTGCTTCACCGGTAATTCCGGGCTATATTCCGCTTGCGCCAGGCGAAACGTATGCTGATCGCGAACAGTGGCGCAGCAACTGGTATGCGCGTGGCATCTCGATGCAAGCCGACAGTAGCCAGCTTGATAACTGCGAGCTGTGGGGCTTTTCGACCGGCATCATGGTCGGCAGTCGAGAGTCACCGGCCTCACCGTCGATTCTCCACTCTGCGTTGCACAACTGTATGATGACCTCTGCAGGCTACCCGATTGACGTCAATCGTGGCACGCCGACGATCTACCGGTGTGCCTTTGACGCGTATCGCCATGCGATCTGTGGGTACGGCACGGCGGATGCAGGCTATCTCGCGATCGAGTGTGATTTCGGGCCGCATGTCACGAGCCATCCGATCGATATGCACCGCGTTGGCGAGAATGAAAGCGGCGGCAAGAGTCGTTCTGATCTCCGCTGGCAGTGGCGTGCTGGTGGAACGATGCTCGTTCGCAACTCGATCATCCGGCCGACACGAGTCGTTGATCAACGGCATCACAACGGTACGAACACCGGATCCTATGAACCGGATCCATACATCAATCACAATCGTGGGGGCTTCACACCTCATGTTCTGATTCGGGGTGTCCCAGCTGACGGCATCTATATCGAGGGCAACCAGTGTGCTCATCCTGATCCGGAGACCGGGATTGACCAATCATCCTTCCCAGGTCGCCAGCAAATGAACGAGTTCGGCTGGCATAACATCTTTACCAAACAAAACGAGTGGGACGTCCCGTTCAGCCAGTAA
- a CDS encoding VirB4 family type IV secretion system protein gives MTWFAADMYVPPGYRSPIYGLAVCMFVGSIIASFHTPNHLSVHEHLRRRITHYTRQHTMLSARNGSTKGQPQNNTLPGQIVRLPIVRNVRGIGVDEEERSQDAVQVSRPFHNSPAIETADGGVIGAIKIRPAAMAVADEGHWTRRVERLANVIDSSVTAKTQFTSKMRAVDYGDRMGTYDDREQELLDELAAKHGDIDTAYRKARNGGIDREDLGLLVGADLADERQGVIDLYDVTTLKRNYYVTIKIEPADVVTEDNVEEGGGMANVPLLGRLWKHKELRDLRQEGDHTQVMVERLENKLETLESDLRTIEDISTRILSSTELSQVFADHYQAANAYANADFGDVVRLSPKPTSSEGTAMYGVDHDHLRDLPNGPLGESNSRVEPKTPGEISRIAGQGDDSDRHTVPDRSDQSDEASDDIVDTAKNAANSFAQRVAKINDNPIADVILTKEQLVDHYQTVVGPKDGIYRGNENWITIDNAVYSKTLSIREWPAVPKMGILEPILREHEPGVAVNVATHINPIDQQRAEIELSDTEDQLKDKKEKAEDSRLPMFLQTYRKQHDEAQEMVKANQDSEYDLFETNTHIELRSDDPEALGRTIDHINSMMNDEGAEARQETAHHFEGWQSVAPACDDKLEEPIMMFADGVAREFPWTSRNLHEPNGVEFGINMHTNEPLYLDLWNRKTGFDFGIFTKKGGGKTTTATEILSRLNTVYRDDLMTIIIDPLQEYANLATIHDGERLVVGGDTGINPFHIEATPEEKLATIGKGAPYKHWLEGCMDFVEMYYADEGLDFAEKKGIWRMAIREAAERYGIEDDPQTHSAEFRREHGYSGDCPTPMDAIEIIDEMTDNPEEWVRSKPRQEPSERKVEEREVTAVDIINNDIQPFLPGGEYEHFTKQTDIDLEDSTFFYVDMQQQEASTSIGLTMQVVYDLFYEMVKTIDIPSVIFMDEFHYMLRDSLAQKSLNQKFRHGRHWNLSLGVATQSFKDFFGEDADGNTHLTDNAQVLFENMPTQIFHQEDMSDEWAEEIGLTSNEARFIRNAEPGNRELGYSTALLRVSDKGTYPLKVKMDFEENPREAVVTEFDPSEHGEDFYSYLLEHDDICEWRFAPTTDGEIATDTEITAMRTNTAGDSDEQNQGPQRPDASATGDD, from the coding sequence ATGACATGGTTCGCCGCGGATATGTACGTCCCACCGGGCTACCGGAGTCCAATCTACGGACTTGCAGTGTGCATGTTCGTCGGTTCGATCATCGCCTCGTTTCACACGCCGAACCACCTCTCGGTCCACGAACACCTGCGGCGGCGCATTACCCATTATACTCGACAACACACCATGCTGAGTGCACGAAACGGCAGTACGAAAGGACAGCCACAGAACAACACACTTCCCGGTCAGATTGTTCGGCTTCCGATTGTCCGAAACGTCCGGGGGATTGGCGTCGACGAGGAGGAACGCTCGCAGGACGCCGTGCAAGTCTCCCGTCCGTTCCATAATTCGCCGGCCATCGAGACAGCAGACGGCGGTGTGATCGGCGCGATTAAGATCCGCCCGGCGGCAATGGCCGTCGCCGACGAAGGCCACTGGACACGTCGTGTGGAACGGCTCGCGAACGTCATCGATTCGTCGGTCACCGCGAAGACGCAGTTCACCTCGAAGATGCGCGCCGTCGATTACGGTGATCGGATGGGTACCTACGACGATCGCGAGCAGGAACTGTTGGATGAACTCGCCGCGAAACACGGCGATATCGATACAGCCTATCGAAAGGCTCGTAACGGTGGGATCGATCGCGAAGATCTTGGCCTCTTGGTTGGGGCTGATCTCGCTGATGAGCGCCAGGGTGTGATCGATCTGTACGATGTGACGACGCTCAAGCGCAACTACTACGTCACGATCAAGATCGAGCCCGCGGACGTTGTCACCGAAGACAACGTTGAGGAAGGCGGCGGAATGGCGAACGTTCCGCTACTAGGCCGGCTCTGGAAGCACAAGGAACTCCGTGATCTTCGTCAAGAGGGCGACCACACCCAAGTGATGGTCGAACGGCTTGAGAACAAACTGGAGACGCTTGAGTCGGACCTGCGGACGATCGAGGACATCAGCACACGAATTCTCTCTTCGACGGAACTCTCGCAGGTCTTTGCCGATCACTATCAGGCGGCTAACGCCTACGCGAACGCTGACTTTGGGGACGTCGTCCGGCTCTCACCGAAGCCGACCTCAAGCGAGGGAACAGCGATGTACGGTGTCGATCACGATCACCTTCGTGATCTCCCTAATGGGCCGCTTGGCGAGTCCAACAGTAGGGTCGAACCCAAAACGCCCGGCGAGATATCCCGGATAGCCGGTCAGGGGGATGACAGTGATCGCCATACTGTCCCCGATCGTAGTGACCAATCCGACGAGGCCAGCGACGACATCGTTGATACAGCAAAGAACGCTGCCAATTCCTTTGCCCAACGCGTTGCGAAGATCAACGACAACCCGATCGCCGACGTCATCCTCACCAAAGAACAGCTAGTCGACCATTATCAGACGGTCGTTGGCCCCAAGGACGGCATCTACCGGGGCAACGAGAACTGGATCACGATCGACAACGCCGTCTACAGTAAGACGCTCTCAATCCGTGAGTGGCCCGCAGTCCCGAAGATGGGCATTCTTGAGCCGATCCTTCGCGAGCACGAGCCCGGCGTCGCGGTCAACGTTGCAACTCACATCAACCCGATCGACCAGCAGCGCGCCGAGATCGAACTTTCGGACACGGAAGACCAGCTGAAGGACAAAAAAGAGAAAGCCGAGGATTCGCGCCTCCCGATGTTCCTCCAGACCTATCGAAAACAGCACGACGAGGCTCAAGAGATGGTCAAGGCGAACCAAGACTCCGAGTACGATCTCTTCGAGACGAACACCCACATCGAACTACGCAGCGATGACCCCGAAGCGCTCGGCCGCACGATCGACCACATCAACTCGATGATGAACGACGAAGGGGCCGAAGCGCGTCAAGAGACAGCTCATCATTTCGAGGGTTGGCAGTCAGTCGCGCCCGCATGTGATGACAAACTCGAGGAGCCGATCATGATGTTCGCCGATGGTGTGGCTCGTGAGTTCCCGTGGACCTCTCGGAATCTTCACGAACCGAACGGTGTCGAGTTCGGCATCAATATGCACACGAACGAGCCACTGTACCTCGACCTCTGGAATCGCAAGACTGGGTTCGATTTCGGGATCTTCACGAAAAAGGGCGGTGGGAAGACCACGACTGCAACGGAGATCCTCAGCCGACTGAACACGGTCTATCGCGACGATCTCATGACGATCATCATCGACCCACTCCAGGAATACGCCAACCTCGCGACCATCCACGACGGCGAGCGTCTTGTCGTCGGTGGGGATACGGGCATCAACCCGTTCCACATCGAGGCAACACCCGAGGAGAAGTTAGCGACGATCGGGAAGGGCGCACCCTACAAGCACTGGCTTGAGGGCTGCATGGACTTCGTCGAGATGTACTATGCCGACGAGGGGCTGGACTTTGCCGAAAAGAAGGGCATCTGGCGCATGGCGATCCGAGAAGCCGCCGAGCGCTATGGAATCGAAGACGATCCACAGACTCACTCAGCGGAGTTTCGCCGTGAGCATGGCTATTCGGGCGACTGTCCGACGCCGATGGACGCGATCGAGATAATTGATGAGATGACCGACAACCCCGAGGAGTGGGTCCGTTCGAAACCCAGGCAGGAACCCTCCGAGCGGAAAGTCGAGGAACGGGAGGTCACGGCCGTCGATATCATCAACAACGACATCCAGCCGTTCCTCCCTGGTGGTGAATACGAGCACTTCACCAAGCAGACTGATATCGACCTTGAGGATTCGACGTTCTTCTACGTCGATATGCAGCAACAGGAAGCCTCTACCTCAATCGGGCTGACGATGCAGGTCGTCTACGACCTCTTCTACGAGATGGTCAAAACCATCGACATCCCGTCAGTCATTTTCATGGACGAGTTCCACTATATGCTACGGGATTCGCTCGCTCAGAAATCGCTGAATCAGAAGTTCCGCCACGGGCGTCACTGGAACCTCTCACTCGGCGTTGCGACCCAATCGTTCAAGGACTTCTTCGGTGAGGACGCCGACGGTAACACCCATCTCACAGACAACGCCCAAGTCCTCTTCGAGAACATGCCCACGCAGATATTCCACCAGGAGGATATGAGCGATGAGTGGGCCGAAGAGATTGGGCTCACTTCGAACGAAGCTAGATTCATTCGAAATGCGGAGCCGGGTAATCGTGAACTCGGGTACTCGACAGCCCTGCTGCGCGTTTCAGACAAAGGCACCTACCCACTGAAGGTGAAGATGGACTTCGAGGAGAATCCTCGTGAGGCGGTCGTGACGGAGTTCGATCCCTCGGAGCACGGCGAGGACTTCTATTCGTATCTTCTTGAGCACGATGACATCTGCGAGTGGCGGTTCGCTCCGACGACAGACGGCGAGATCGCTACCGATACGGAGATCACAGCAATGCGCACGAACACGGCTGGAGACTCCGACGAACAGAACCAGGGTCCACAACGGCCCGACGCTAGCGCCACGGGGGACGACTAA
- a CDS encoding FxLYD domain-containing protein, which translates to DENYSEYETTARDPSAVEITADAQQASDGSLRVSGTVTNVSDQAIDVVDIELVFYGTSDEYLSATLVTVRDLEPSESREFETQPTTGTIEGDLERIDVNRTVYDVTG; encoded by the coding sequence ACGACGAGAACTACAGCGAGTACGAGACTACTGCTCGCGATCCGAGTGCTGTTGAAATAACGGCCGATGCACAGCAGGCGTCTGATGGCTCGCTGCGCGTGTCTGGTACGGTAACGAACGTCAGCGACCAAGCGATCGACGTCGTCGATATCGAGCTTGTCTTCTACGGGACGAGCGACGAGTATCTCAGTGCCACGCTTGTCACTGTCCGTGATCTCGAACCCAGTGAAAGTCGCGAGTTCGAGACTCAACCGACGACCGGGACTATCGAAGGCGATCTCGAGCGAATCGACGTGAATCGAACGGTCTACGACGTTACTGGCTGA